Below is a genomic region from Synechococcales cyanobacterium T60_A2020_003.
CCCAGCCCCCCAACAATATAAATAATCGTGAGTGGTTTGTCGATAGTTTAGTTCTGCCAGTGTAAGACGTGCATAGTTATGTCATACCAGAAAACGACAGTTCGTTTTACGAGTATTATTCGTCCGCTCCCAAGGATGACGCGGTAGACGCGATCGCCTCGATGGCCTGATTCCGGATTAAGCGCTGAACCGCTGCCAGGGCTGGATTCAGTTCATAGTTGCGGAGGCGGGGATTGCGGAGGTAGGCTTGCTGCTCTTGTTCCATCATCACGACATCCTGTTCAACCAGCCCATCTAACAGCTTGTTGGCGGCTCCAAAGAGACTATTTTTGACAAAGCGACGGAAGGGAATCGGAAGCTTATGCAGTCTGTGAAAGGCGTTGAGGGAGGTGAAATGGAGTAAGAAAGCGACAGTGCGAGTTTCACTGACCGGACAAAAGAGACAGCAGATGCGGAAGTCGTTTCCCAGGGTTGCGGACCAGTTGGGATAGATATAGCTCACATCTAGGGGTTCGGGATGGAGTTGGCGTAGAGCCGGAATAAACAGTTGCGATACCGACCAAATTTTGTCGATGCGGTAATAGCTTTGGGCTTCGTAGTGGGCATCGACGCGATCGCCCGTTTCCACCATATCCAGCAGCTTTGCAGACGCCCATGCCTGATAGTTGTCGTGGAGATGGCCGTGGTACATGTCCATCAGGTTTTCGATCAGGTAAGAATAGTGATTCTCGCAGCGGATGACGGAGAGACTCACGATGTAGTTGAGATGATCCCATTCCGGTAAGGGGAGGGGGTATCTTTGCGGGGCGATCGCCGGATCTCCGGGGAAGACCCAAACAAATCCATCTTGCTCCACCACCGGATAGACTCGAATGCGGCAGGTGGGCAGTTTTTGATTCTCAGCGAGATAGGGGACTTCGGTACACTGACCGTTAGCGTCAAACTGCCAGCCATGATAGGCACACTCTAGGTTGTTCCCTTTTACAGCCCCTTCGCTCAGCTTTACTTGGCGATGGGGACAGCGATCGTCCAGCGCGTGAACCTGTCCGGCGGCATCCCGATACACCACAATATCTTCGCCCCACAGGGTGGCCTTCACGGGCTTGGTTTTAACCTCAGCGGCGATCGCCACCGCATACCAGTGGTTGGGGTTAATGCCCAGTTGGCGTACGTCGAGCGATCGCGCAGTGGCGGTTGAAGTCCCATCCATCGATTCCAACTATCCTTATCAATCCAGCAAACGTGTCAAAACTATAGCAGGACTTGGCGTTGTTGCATGAAAGAGGGGTTGCGGGCAGGAGAGGCATGGTAAATTTCAGTTACCACACATAAAACCTGCCATGAAACCTCAATACCGCATCCGCAACTGGTC
It encodes:
- a CDS encoding aromatic ring-hydroxylating dioxygenase subunit alpha; its protein translation is MDGTSTATARSLDVRQLGINPNHWYAVAIAAEVKTKPVKATLWGEDIVVYRDAAGQVHALDDRCPHRQVKLSEGAVKGNNLECAYHGWQFDANGQCTEVPYLAENQKLPTCRIRVYPVVEQDGFVWVFPGDPAIAPQRYPLPLPEWDHLNYIVSLSVIRCENHYSYLIENLMDMYHGHLHDNYQAWASAKLLDMVETGDRVDAHYEAQSYYRIDKIWSVSQLFIPALRQLHPEPLDVSYIYPNWSATLGNDFRICCLFCPVSETRTVAFLLHFTSLNAFHRLHKLPIPFRRFVKNSLFGAANKLLDGLVEQDVVMMEQEQQAYLRNPRLRNYELNPALAAVQRLIRNQAIEAIASTASSLGADE